A segment of the Chloroflexota bacterium genome:
AGCAATATACTCACTGACTATTATTCTCAGAACAGCTTCTCTTCTCTTAGTCAAACCTTTCAACATTTTTTAGCACTCTCCCCCAAAGACTGCTAACTACTATAATTTACCACTATATCAACAATATGTCAAAACCTAAAAATAGGGGCTACTTACTTATGTAGCTGCGAGGCTTTAGCCTCGCTAAAGAAAGGCAATCCTGAAGTGGCGCAACTGGATTGAAAATGGATTATTGATAAACACTCCTAAAAATATATAAGGTGGCCTTAAGGCCACCTTATACAACATACAACAAAAAATTCAGGTGGTTATCTTTCTGAATAGGTGACCTCGAGAATAACCTCTGACCACTCTATCAATTGAGCTACACTGTTGCCGTTAGTCTTCTTCATAAATAGAGCTTCAACCTGAAAGTGAGTGGCAGCCGCAGCGGCAAGATGGACTATGTCAGGAGTGACGTCTACTATAGTCGGTGGTTGAGTAAAAAGCGTAGAGGAATACTGCAATTGCGTGCCAGTATACCAGAATTCGGGCAGCTTGTCACCATATTTAACATTCCACAAACGCATACCGGCAAGCCCCGTAGTGGCCGGGAACGGATCACTAACTACGCTCCTAGTGGTAAACCTGAGATTGGCATTTTCTATTTTCTTTCCCGCCAGGCTCCAGATATCGAAGCTCCAGAAAGCACAATATCCTCTATTCTTCTCATCATCCCCAGCTATAGTCCGGGAATTATCTTTATCACCTTCAGAATCTACTGTGCCAGTTTCCTCGGCAATCGGTCTGATGGTTACGGTTTTAGTAACTGTTGACACGGTGACCATCACATTACCCTTGGTTTCGCCACCTTTGCCATCGCTAACAGTTACCGTGATGTTGAAATTCCCACCTTTATTCGGTGCTATCCAGGTAACTCTGTTGCCTACCCCGGTGATATCCCCCTCACTAGCCGACCAGCTATATCTGACCGCGTCGCCATCAGGGTCACTAGCAACACAGGTAAGCATCGTACTCTCCCCGTACAGCACCCCGGATGGGCTGGCATCAAAGCTAGAAATTATCGGCGACTGATTAGCACCAACTGTCACAGGTAAACTAGCCTGTGACGAACCACCTTTGCCGTCCTCCACGGTGACCGTGATGGTTTAAGTCCCGTAATTCGGCGGAGCTTTCCAGATAACGGAGGGCCCAGCACCGCTAAAATCACCCCCTGTGCATGCCCACCTGAAATCTAACTGATCACCATCTGCGTCCTGAGCTATACACTTAACCTCAGTGTTGCCTGAAGGATAAAGCTGTGTCTTCGCCGCTACTAGGCTGGCGATTACTGGCGGTTGATTACCGCTCGGCATCGATGGCGGCGTCGCCTGGCGCGGGCCGCAAGCCCCACCCAGCATGACCGCCACAGCCAGCATAACCAGGACTATAGTGAAACTAACTCTAAAAATACTCATCCTCATTTACCTCCTTACGTAAAAGTATACTTCAACTCAACACTGTTAACAATCAGAGCGACCCGTGCCAATCATCAAGACTATTGCTTTGTGCTAGCCGCAATGTCATAGCTTGTAATCTTCCAGGCATCAGGGCCAATAGTCGTAATGCTGAAATCCCATATCTCACCCGGGCGCAGATTCTCCCTAATAGCTGACGCCTTGGCAATGAGACTTTTGTTCTTATCATAGAAATTGACTGCTATCGTGCCGAATTTTATGTCCATATTGCCAACGTTCTGAGCTCTGCCAATGACCACTGCCGTGCTTTGAGGTGCACTTCCAGCGAACTCACGCACCGTCATGCTATGGCTCAATATCTTCAACTCTCCATCATCGCCTACCCCTAGTTCAGCACACCCAGCAGAACTTACTGTTAAAATCAGCACCAATACTGCAGCTACAACCCTAGCTGTCCTCTTCATTATCTCCTGCTCTCCTTGCAACTTAACCCATCTCATTTCCATTACTGACCGCAACAGCTCTTGTATGGCCTGGGAATAACGCTTACGGTTAAGGTAGCCTCGGTACTGCCACCATTTGCGTCTTGGGCAACAACCATAATGTGATAGTCACCATAATCGTTTGGCGCTTCCCAGGTAATAGTAGGCCCATCACCCGTTAGACTACCACCGGTGGATGACCACTTGAACTGCACCGCATCGCCTTCAGGGTCAGAAACAACACATTTGATTTCAGAGGCTCCCCTAGGGTAAACATTTATATACTGAGCCTCAAGATTTGAGATTTCTGGAGGCTTATTGCCCTTAAACTCCGGCGATGCCAAACAAGCACTGCACAGCACTGTCACAACCACGATTATGCCTAAACCAATTTTGTCGATACGCGAATTCACTGATACTCCCTCCCTCGAACGAGCTAGCCAAAGTATATACAGGCGTGGCAATTTTAGCAAGCAATCGTGCTGTTGACCTTGTTTTAGCAGGATGGTATCATTCTCTAAATATCCCGGAGATACAGGATTGGCTGACAACGCCAGACAAGATACCGAAATCGCTCGATTTCTCAAGCTAGAGGCTAGGCGACAAAAGGAAACCATAAATCTTATTGCCGCCGAAAATTACGCCAGTCGAGCGGTGCTCGAAGCTCAAGGCTCCATATTAACCAACAAATATGCCGAAGGCTACCCGCAACGCCGCTATTACGCTGGCTGCCCCAATATAGATGCCATCGAAAGCTTGGCAATCGAGCGAGCCAAGAGATTGTTCAACGCTGAGCATGCCAACGTCCAGCCCCATAGCGGCAGCCAAGCCAACATGGCAGTCTATTTCGCCCTTCTCGAGCCCGGCGATACCGTTATGGGAATGAGCTTAAGCCATGGCGGCCATCTAACTCACGGCGCCCCAGTCAATTTCTCGGGAAAATGGTACAAGTTCATCACCTACGGAATTGACCGACAAACTGAAAGGCTCGACTATGACAACATAGAGAAACTAGCCCTAAAGCACAAGCCAAAACTTATTATCGCTGGAGCCAGTGCCTATCCCCGAATTATTGACTTCAACCGCTTCCGCAGCATAGCTGATGCTGCCGGCGCCCAGCTTATGGCAGATATGGCCCACATAGCCGGATTGGTAGCTACCGATTTACATCCCTCTCCAGTACCTCATGCCCAAATAATTACCTCATCCACCCACAAGACCTTGCGCGGTCCCCGAAGCGGCTTCATTTTATGTAATCAAGAGCTGGCTTCAAAGATAGATGCCGCTGTTTTCCCTATGATGCAGGGAGGACCACTGATGCACGCCATCGCTGCCAAAGCCATAGCCTTTTTTGAAGCTATGCAGCCTGAGTTCGCCACCTATCAAAAGGCAGTACTGGAAAATGCTCAAGTCCTTGCCTCTGAGTTAAAGCAGCACGGTTTACGACTAATTTCTGGCGGTACCGATAATCACCTCATCCTCGTTGACCTCACCCAGACTGGAATAACCGGCATAGTCGCTCAGGAAGCCCTTGAAGCCGCTGGCATCTTGGTAAATAGGAATGCCATCCCCTCAGACCCCAGACCACCTCAAATCACCAGTGGCATCAGGCTGGGTACACCAGCTATTACAACCAGAGGCTTCGGCCCCAAAGAAATGAAGCACATTGCTTCTTTCATTATAAAGGTGCTCTCTCACCCCGAAGATAAAAGAATACAAAACGAAATAGCTGAGCAAGTAGCTTCCATGTGCCACAGTTTTCCCACCCCAGGAATAGACTAGACTCTACCAATGAAACGTTACATCACAAGACAGAAAACGTCAGATTCCCTTTAAGCGGGTAGGCCTTCCATAGCATCATTAGTATAATTCAAAGGTTTGCGGTAGAAACCTATGGAACCAAAATTTGCCATCGAAACCAGAGATTTAACCAAGAAATATGGTGACCTCACTGCGGTCGATAAGCTAAACATTACAATAGGCTACGGTGAGGTGTTTGGGCTGCTCGGCCCTAACGGTGCCGGCAAGACAACAATAATCTCCATGCTGTGCACCATAATCAATCCATCTTCAGGCAACGCCACTGTGAATGGCTTCAATATATTAAAACAACCGGCCGCTGTTAGACGCAGCATCGGCATCGTTTTCCAGGACCCAAGCATCGATGACCGCCTAACAGGCAGAGAAAACTTGCAGCTTCATGCTTGCCTTTACGATATGCCGGCAGAGCTAACCAAAAAGCGCATAGCGGAGGTCCTAAAGCTGGTAGGATTGGAGGATAGAGCGGATTCCGCCATGAAAACTTACTCGGGCGGTATGAGAAGACGATTGGAATTGGCCAGAGGTTTGCTTCACCACCCCAAGGTGCTCTTTCTCGACGAGCCCACTCTAGGCCTGGATCCTCAAACTCGAGAGCATCTCTGGACATACATCGAAAACCTGGCCCGAACAACTGAAATCACCATCATCCTCACCACCCATTACATGGAAGAAGCCGACCTGCTTTGCAGTCGTGTTGCCATCATTGACTATGGTAAAATCAAGGTCATTGACACACCCTCCAATCTGAAGGCAGCTCTAAAAGGCGATGTCATAACCATTACCACAGCCCATCCGCAAAAGCTCGCCACCAGACTGACTGAACTCAGACTCACCCCTCATATAGACTCATCAGGAGATGCCTTGAGATTAACTGTCTCCAACCCAGAAAAACTCATACCCAGATTAATTAGAACCGCTGCCGATGTTGGAGTAGAAGTCAATTCCGTATCTATCCATCACCCAACATTAAATGATGTGTTCCTTCACTACACCGGTCGAGACATAAGAGCAGAAGAGGCCGAATCACAGTTCAGAAAATTCATGATGGTGGGGAGGCAAAAAAGATGAGTGAGCTCAGGAAAATATATGGATTGTGGCGTCGGGAAGTACTCAGATACTGGCGTGAAAAGTCACGGATTATCTCTTCACTCATATTGCCTCTGCTCTGGCTGCTGGTTTTCGGCGGCGGCATGCGCGGCGTAGAGCTGCCCGGCATACAGGGTTACCAAACATACATATTCCCGGGCATAGTCGCTATGACACTCTTATTCACCTCTGTCTGGTCCGGCATCTCCATAATCTGGGACAGAGAATTCGGCTTCTTTAAAGAGATTATGGTAGCACCCGTCTCTCGAACCTCAATCGTCATCGGTAAGGCTCTGGGCAGTGGAACAAGCGCCCTTATCCAGGGCTTCATTTTGCTACCGCTTTCATTTCTGGTAGGTGTGCACCTGTCGCCGATGTCTTTCGTAATATTAATCCCCACTATGATTCTCATCTCAATCGGACTGGTCTGTATTGGACTGCTTATCGCCTCAATGATAACCAGCATGGAAGGATTCAATTTCATCATGAGCCTGGTGATTATGCCCATGTTCTTCACCAGCGGCGCCCTTTTCCCCCTAACTTCGGCGCCAGATTGGCTTAGGGGCTTTAGCTATGCAAATCCACTGACTTACGGCGTGGATGTCTTACGCTGGGGCACCTTCGGCGAGGCAAGTTCATTGCTACCAATTTATGCCGAATTTCTTATACTGGTGCTATTCGCCGCAGCTATGATTGTAGCCTGCTCCTATACCTTCAACATTAAAAAGTAACGTCCAATCACCCAGGGCACAATATCCTCACCGCTCCGACTATTCTCTGACCGCTTTCGCATGATTAAAGCATGATTCATCAGAAGAAAGCCAATCGCAGCATACGGTTCAGTTAAAATTTTTACCAAAAATTTACACAACGACAAAACCGAGGCAACAATCCGCTGCTACACTAATAGTAGACTGTAAAGTTGACCCAGGCCTTGTACGCAGGGCCCTAACATGGTCTGGAGTTAGCTCCCAGTCAAGAAGAAAAAGGAGGTTAAAAAATGAAGAAAACTCTAAGCCTGGCGCTGCTGGCAATAATCTTGGTAGCCAGCCTCGGTTTTGCCCCGGCAGCCTATGCCGATGATGCCAGCACCGATGTCGATGCTAAAGGCATCGGCAAGCTGAAAGCCCAAGGAGACGGCATAGCCGTATTATATGGCAAGGGCGCCGTCGAACTCAGCGGCAACGGCACCCTGTGGGTAAAGGACTCCGCTGGCAATGCTAAGATTGAAGTCACAGGATACGGCGTAAAGAAGGAGTTCCCCGATGGTTGGATTCAGTACGCAGGTCTGCGCGGCACCGCCAGTATTAAGGGCACCAATATCCGCGTTGTCATTGCCGGCGTAAGCATCGACCTTACCGCTAAAGGCCGCGGTGGCGCCATTCTCTGGGGGCACGGAACTTATGAAATGAACGGCAGGTCAGGCCAGTGGGGCAACAATACCTTCCCCAAACCAGTGCTGCTCGCCCCGGTTGAATAACTAAAGCAACGACAGACAAAACTCTGGCAAGCCAGGGAATTCTCTGGCTTGCCAGACTGAAAAAAAGAAAGGAGATTACAAAGAAATGAGAAAAATCCAGAAATTCGTTCTTGCCACCGTACTTGTCGCCATCATGCTCATCTCAAGCGCACCGGCTATAGCGCTGGCTCAAGAAGACGGGGCTCCGGAACGTCGGGGTGCTCTAATAGCTCAAGTCGCCGAAATACTGGGTATTGACCAGCAAGAGCTTGAGGATGCCCTCAAGCAGGCCCAAATGGAATTGCGGCAGGAAACTCTCGACGCCAGACTTCAAGAATTAATAGCTGAGGGCACGTTAACCCAGGAGCAGGCTGATGACCTTAAGGCATGGATGAATGCCAGACCCGATGTCCCGAATATTCCTCCAAAGCAACTTAAGGAGGCACTAGAAAAAGGCGTTATAACCCAAGAGCAAGTAGACCAACTTAAGGCATGGATGGAGGCAAAGCCGGACACTCCAAATATCGGGGCAACGATAGGTGAGCGTCTTGTAGAGGAAGGCATAGTCACACAGCAACAGGCAGACGAGTACAAAGCCTGGATGGAATCAAGACCAGCGGATATACCAAAAGTTGGCCCCGGACAACTTAAGAAGTTGCTGGACGAGGGCAAAATAACCCAAGACCAGATGGATGCGTTCAAGGCGTGGATGGAATCAAAGCCTGATATGCCAAAGATTCGGCCAGAAGTGCGAAAGGAGCAGGCAGAGAACACTCAAGAACACCGCGATGCTCTGACAACACGCGTCGCTGAAATCCTTAATATCGACAAGGCAGACCTTGAGAATGCCTTCAAGCAAGCCCAAAGTGGATTTCGAGAGCAAGCCCTGGACACTAGACTGCAGGAGCTGGTAAATCAGGGCGCGTGGACCCAGCAGCAGGCTGATGCATTCAAAGCCTGGATAAAAGCCAGGCCTGATGTCCCACCACTTCAACCTGCCCAGCAAGCCGGCCAATCAAGGCCACCAAGATAATAGGAGACACCGGACCTAGTGGCTGAGCGGACAAACTAAGCATCAATAACGATTGGCAAGCCAGGCTGTGCCTGGCTTGCCAGCATTCGAACCGTAAGCACATCAAAACACTTTAAGCTATAATAAGAAGAATACGTATTTACTAATTACCGAGGTAGGTCATGACAACCATACTGGTCGTCGACGATGAGCCGAACATACTAGAACTCGCCAAGCTCTATCTTGAGCAAGAGGGGTACCGTGTACAGGGGGTTGGCAACGGCAACGATGCCCTTGAAAAGCTAAATTCGGTTAAGCCATCGCTCATCGTCCTGGATTTAATGCTACCCGACATAGACGGTTTTGAGGTATGCCGTGAGATACGAAAGAAAAGCGACATCCCCATTCTGATGCTTACTGCCCGAAAAGAAGACGTGGACAAAATAGTCGGGCTTGAGCTTGGGGCTGATGACTATCTAACCAAACCATTCAATCCACGAGAGCTGGTAGCCAGGGTCAAGGCTATTCTCCGCCGCTACAAGTCCGGACTCAAGCCCAGTCAAGCCATAGAAGTCGGTAATCTACATATTGACCTGGCTCGCCGCGAGGCAACTATAGATAGCCAACAACTTAAACTCCGCACTAAAGAGTTCGACTTGCTAGCAACCCTGGCTCAAAACATAGGAGTCGTTCTAACCCGAGAGCGACTCCTTGAGATGGTCTGGGAAACTGATTACTACGGAGAAACGCGCACCATCGACATCCATATTAACCATCTCCGGGACAAGTTAAGCGGAGCGAACGCCTCGATAGAAACAATCCGAGGTATAGGCTACAAAATGACATTGAAATAACGAGCATCCAGCGGCTGAGCACAGAGTTTTTAGTCACAGAAAAAGCCGCTCCTAAATAGAGGTTTATGATGAGCCTGCGTACACGCCTTATTCTTTCATACGTTTTAATCATAGTCTTATGCCTGGGCATAGTCGCTGCCTCTCTGATAGTCTTGCTCGGTGACCATATAAACAGGCTAGCCATGGCACGCCTGGCCGATATTGCACTGCCCATCTATGTCCAGTTCAGAGCAGCTACCAGAAGCCAAGTCTCTCTGAACCAGGCATGGGCCAATCTGCAGGAGATGTCTCAGGAAACTGGCACTTACATATTTCTACTGGACGCTAAAGATGTCATTATCAGACAGGCAATACCCGAGGAGAGTTCCTGGATACCACCCTCAAAGTTGGAAATCAAAAAGCCACCTGCCATCAGACTAACGCCTTACCACGGAACTTATGTCGCACCTGGTGGAGAAAGATTACTATTCGTCGCCCAACCACTTACTGGATTGTTCAAAACACCCAACCCCTCTAATCCAGAGACCCTAGTGCTGGCCTTGCCTCGCCGGGAGGCTCTGGCCATCTGGGCTGACTTTGCTAAACCATTTCTCTGGGCAGGACTAGCCGCCCTGGCTGTCTCCATACTTATAGCCATTCTCCTAGCGCGCTCCGTCTATGTACCTGTCCGACGCGTGACAAACGCCGCCGAAGAAATAGCCCACGGTAACTATGAGCAGGAGGTCCCAGAGGCCGGCCCTAAAGAGGTCAAAGGCTTGGCTACAAGTTTTAACCAGATGGCCAAGCAGGTGAAGCACTCTCAGCAGATGCTGCGCGACTTTGTAGCCGATGTCTCCCACGAGCTAAGAAGTCCGCTTACCTCCATCAAGGGATTCGCCCAAGCCATAGTCGATGGAACTGCCAAGGACAAAGAAGCCCAGCTTAAAGCTGCCACTGTCATCGAGGACGAGTCCAAACGCATGATGCGGCTGGTAGAGGAACTGCTTGAGTTTTCCAGGCTTGAATCAGGCCAGATCACCATGGTCAAGGAACCAGTAGATTTGAAGGAGCTTCTGCAGCAGTGCCATGAGATTTTCCTCATGCGTGCCGAAGAAAAAAACATACTACTGAAAACAGAGATTGAGCCTCTGTCGCCTGTCACCGGTGATATCGACCGTTTGGAGCAGGTCTTCAACAACCTGCTCGACAATGCCTTGAAACACACCCCCTCCGGTGGCAAGGTAAGCATCATTGCCCGGCAACCCCACCCCAACTTCGCCGAAATTGCCGTAACTGATACCGGCCCAGGCATCTCTGGTGAGCAGCTACGGCATGTCTTTGAGCGCTTCTATAAGGCTGACCATTCAGCAGGTAAAACTGGTGCCGGCCTGGGCCTGGCCATCGCCAGACAGATAGTCCGCGCCCACGGCGGAGATATCATGGCTAAAAGCGCCCTGGGTCAAGGAACCGAGTTCCTGGTCAGATTACCCACCAACCCCACTATTTAATATTGTTTAGCTGGTAGGTTGGCGCAAATGCTCCAACCTACCCCAAAATTCTAAATAACAAACATCAAATACTAAACAATGTCAAAATTCAAATATTCAAATTCAAAACCGTAATGTTTTGGTCATTGGTGTTTTAGCATTTGGATTTGTTTGGGATTTAGAAATTAGGATTTGGTATTTATTTAAGATGCTGCTTGCGGTACGTTAGTCTCGCCCCTCCTGTTTCCCAAGCCATGCGTAACTGGGGCATAATCCGCCTAACACGCACTCCTTACAACGAGGCCGTTGAGCTTTGCATATCCTCCGGCCATGCTCTATCAGCATAACATGAAACTGATACACATCCTGAGACGGCAAAAGTGCCTCAAGCAGCCTGTGTGCTTGCTCCACAGAAACCTTGGAGCTAATCAGTCCCAGCCTTTTAGCCACGCGGAAAACATGCGTATCCACCGGCAAAGCTGGCATACCCAGCGAAAAAAGCAATACGCAGCTAGCTGTTTTCATGCCCACCCCGGGCAATTGCCTCAGCCAATCCCTGGCCTCATCTACAGGCAGCTTCCCCAAGAAGTCCAGCTCGAAATCACCACGCCTTCGCCGTATTTCCTCCAGTGCCTGCTTGATATATCTGGCTTTAACTACACCCAGTCCACCAGCTTTAATAGAATGAGAAATCTCACCAACGCTGGCATTAGCCATATCTTCCCAACTACCAAAAGAAGCCAAAAGCTGCTCAAAGGCTTTTCCGGAGTTCCTATCCGACGTGTTCTGGGAAAGAATCGTCTGGACCAGCACCTCTATCGGGCTCTGCCGCCGTCGCCAATTGCGCCTGCCATATTCTTTAGTCAGCAACGTGAGAATTTGTTCAACGCTCGCTCTAACCATTCCGAAAGTATTATACAGCACAAACGTAGGGACAGGTCTTCAGACCTGTCCGCAGCAGACAGACCTAGAGAAAATCCTAAAATCGTTACAAAACCGTAATGTTTTGGTCATTGTTATTTGGTGCTTTGAGTTTGTTTGGGATTTCCCTAATCTGCGGACAGACCTAAAGGTCTGTCCCTACAGTTTTCACTTGGATAGGGTGAGGGTGAGAGTAGGACACAAC
Coding sequences within it:
- a CDS encoding PKD domain-containing protein, with amino-acid sequence MEDGKGGSSQASLPVTVGANQSPIISSFDASPSGVLYGESTMLTCVASDPDGDAVRYSWSASEGDITGVGNRVTWIAPNKGGNFNITVTVSDGKGGETKGNVMVTVSTVTKTVTIRPIAEETGTVDSEGDKDNSRTIAGDDEKNRGYCAFWSFDIWSLAGKKIENANLRFTTRSVVSDPFPATTGLAGMRLWNVKYGDKLPEFWYTGTQLQYSSTLFTQPPTIVDVTPDIVHLAAAAATHFQVEALFMKKTNGNSVAQLIEWSEVILEVTYSER
- a CDS encoding serine hydroxymethyltransferase; translated protein: MVSFSKYPGDTGLADNARQDTEIARFLKLEARRQKETINLIAAENYASRAVLEAQGSILTNKYAEGYPQRRYYAGCPNIDAIESLAIERAKRLFNAEHANVQPHSGSQANMAVYFALLEPGDTVMGMSLSHGGHLTHGAPVNFSGKWYKFITYGIDRQTERLDYDNIEKLALKHKPKLIIAGASAYPRIIDFNRFRSIADAAGAQLMADMAHIAGLVATDLHPSPVPHAQIITSSTHKTLRGPRSGFILCNQELASKIDAAVFPMMQGGPLMHAIAAKAIAFFEAMQPEFATYQKAVLENAQVLASELKQHGLRLISGGTDNHLILVDLTQTGITGIVAQEALEAAGILVNRNAIPSDPRPPQITSGIRLGTPAITTRGFGPKEMKHIASFIIKVLSHPEDKRIQNEIAEQVASMCHSFPTPGID
- a CDS encoding ATP-binding cassette domain-containing protein; amino-acid sequence: MEPKFAIETRDLTKKYGDLTAVDKLNITIGYGEVFGLLGPNGAGKTTIISMLCTIINPSSGNATVNGFNILKQPAAVRRSIGIVFQDPSIDDRLTGRENLQLHACLYDMPAELTKKRIAEVLKLVGLEDRADSAMKTYSGGMRRRLELARGLLHHPKVLFLDEPTLGLDPQTREHLWTYIENLARTTEITIILTTHYMEEADLLCSRVAIIDYGKIKVIDTPSNLKAALKGDVITITTAHPQKLATRLTELRLTPHIDSSGDALRLTVSNPEKLIPRLIRTAADVGVEVNSVSIHHPTLNDVFLHYTGRDIRAEEAESQFRKFMMVGRQKR
- a CDS encoding daunorubicin ABC transporter permease encodes the protein MSELRKIYGLWRREVLRYWREKSRIISSLILPLLWLLVFGGGMRGVELPGIQGYQTYIFPGIVAMTLLFTSVWSGISIIWDREFGFFKEIMVAPVSRTSIVIGKALGSGTSALIQGFILLPLSFLVGVHLSPMSFVILIPTMILISIGLVCIGLLIASMITSMEGFNFIMSLVIMPMFFTSGALFPLTSAPDWLRGFSYANPLTYGVDVLRWGTFGEASSLLPIYAEFLILVLFAAAMIVACSYTFNIKK
- a CDS encoding response regulator transcription factor, with translation MTTILVVDDEPNILELAKLYLEQEGYRVQGVGNGNDALEKLNSVKPSLIVLDLMLPDIDGFEVCREIRKKSDIPILMLTARKEDVDKIVGLELGADDYLTKPFNPRELVARVKAILRRYKSGLKPSQAIEVGNLHIDLARREATIDSQQLKLRTKEFDLLATLAQNIGVVLTRERLLEMVWETDYYGETRTIDIHINHLRDKLSGANASIETIRGIGYKMTLK
- a CDS encoding HAMP domain-containing histidine kinase, whose protein sequence is MMSLRTRLILSYVLIIVLCLGIVAASLIVLLGDHINRLAMARLADIALPIYVQFRAATRSQVSLNQAWANLQEMSQETGTYIFLLDAKDVIIRQAIPEESSWIPPSKLEIKKPPAIRLTPYHGTYVAPGGERLLFVAQPLTGLFKTPNPSNPETLVLALPRREALAIWADFAKPFLWAGLAALAVSILIAILLARSVYVPVRRVTNAAEEIAHGNYEQEVPEAGPKEVKGLATSFNQMAKQVKHSQQMLRDFVADVSHELRSPLTSIKGFAQAIVDGTAKDKEAQLKAATVIEDESKRMMRLVEELLEFSRLESGQITMVKEPVDLKELLQQCHEIFLMRAEEKNILLKTEIEPLSPVTGDIDRLEQVFNNLLDNALKHTPSGGKVSIIARQPHPNFAEIAVTDTGPGISGEQLRHVFERFYKADHSAGKTGAGLGLAIARQIVRAHGGDIMAKSALGQGTEFLVRLPTNPTI
- a CDS encoding endonuclease III, with the translated sequence MVRASVEQILTLLTKEYGRRNWRRRQSPIEVLVQTILSQNTSDRNSGKAFEQLLASFGSWEDMANASVGEISHSIKAGGLGVVKARYIKQALEEIRRRRGDFELDFLGKLPVDEARDWLRQLPGVGMKTASCVLLFSLGMPALPVDTHVFRVAKRLGLISSKVSVEQAHRLLEALLPSQDVYQFHVMLIEHGRRICKAQRPRCKECVLGGLCPSYAWLGKQEGRD